In a single window of the Cucumis melo cultivar AY chromosome 11, USDA_Cmelo_AY_1.0, whole genome shotgun sequence genome:
- the LOC103499580 gene encoding DNA-binding protein BIN4 isoform X1, translating into MSSSREQSPDWMRSFQAPTGVALSSNSGSSKNGSSSMDNAIDQRDPSSHKTTQDLDGDQIQGDCGNHNLAKEGKLDRRTGHENSEHSVWMLSSDSESCSDNNFIKEDCNHHEELSELATSEIQGRRKDENAGRRFTEGKSKSRKVSKEMSPKKKIKSQVCTSAKEKIINSDTNKGGLTLEGSEGFVRNGEEEILEKDALDDCIVPPVSSSRLPLVLSDKVHRLKALVECEGTSIDLSGDMGAVGRVVVSDSSSAKNELCLDLKGKFHPNMLCFGSKRSGTLYRAVIVPSRTFCIVSFGQSEAKIESIMNDFIQLKALSKVDEAETMVEGTLDGFSFDSEDEAEKITKVASSPADQNEPVEGLNTKSKNKAEKSSGRKRVKSGGRLQAPKKTRKKVQGSKTKNAKSKK; encoded by the exons ATGAGCAGTTCGAGAGAACAGTCTCCAGATTGGATGCGATCTTTCCAA GCACCAACTGGTGTTGCTCTATCCTCTAATTCTGGATCTTCAAAGAATGGTAGCTCATCAATGGACAATGCAATTGATCAAAGGGATCCGTCTTCACATAAAACTACACAGGATTTAGATGGAGATCAGATTCAAG GGGATTGTGGCAACCATAATTTGGCGAAGGAAGGGAAACTCGACAGACGTACAGGTCATGAA AACTCAGAGCACTCTGTTTGGATGTTATCATCGGATTCAGAGTCATGTTCagataataattttattaaggAGGATTGCAATCATCATGAAGAATTATCTGAACTTGCAACATCTGAGATCCAAGGGAGAAGGAAGGATGAAAATGCAGGTCGCAGATTCACTGAGGGAAAATCTAAATCAAGGAAAGTATCAAAAGAAATGTCTCCCAAAAAAAAGATCAAATCCCAAGTTTGCACTTCAGCCaaagagaaaataataaattcTGATACAAATAAAGGTGGTCTTACGCTGGAAG GATCTGAAGGCTTTGTAAGAAATGGCGAAGAGGAGATTTTAGAGAAGGATGCATTGGATGATTGCATCGTACCTCCT GTTTCCTCCTCAAGATTGCCATTGGTGTTGTCTGACAAAGTCCATAGGTTGAAG GCGCTTGTTGAGTGTGAAGGAACTTCAATAGATTTGAGTGGTGACATGGGTGCTGTAGGACGGGTTGTAGTTTCAGATTCCTCATCTGCAAAAAATGAACTTTGCCTAGATCTTAAAGGTAAGTTTCATCCAAATATGCTATGTTTTGGCAGCAAACGTTCAG GTACACTTTACAGAGCGGTAATAGTTCCTTCAAGGACATTTTGCATC GTTAGCTTTGGTCAGTCAGAGGCAAAG ATAGAATCTATCATGAACGATTTCATTCAGTTGAAGGCACTGTCCAAAGTTGATGAGGCTGAAACTATGGTTGAAG GAACATTAGATGGCTTCTCGTTTGATTCTGAAGACGAGGCTGAGAAAATAACTAAGGTTGCTTCTTCTCCGGCTGACCAAAATGAGCCGGTAGAAGGGCTCAACACAAAATCCAAAAACAAAGCCGAGAAATCATCA GGGCGGAAGCGTGTTAAATCTGGAGGAAGGCTGCAGGCTCCgaagaaaacaagaaagaaagtTCAAGGTTCTAAAACTAAAAATGCAAAAAGCAAGAAATGA
- the LOC103499580 gene encoding DNA-binding protein BIN4 isoform X2 has protein sequence MSSSREQSPDWMRSFQAPTGVALSSNSGSSKNGSSSMDNAIDQRDPSSHKTTQDLDGDQIQGDCGNHNLAKEGKLDRRTGHENSEHSVWMLSSDSESCSDNNFIKEDCNHHEELSELATSEIQGRRKDENAGRRFTEGKSKSRKVSKEMSPKKKIKSQVCTSAKEKIINSDTNKGGLTLEGSEGFVRNGEEEILEKDALDDCIVPPVSSSRLPLVLSDKVHRLKALVECEGTSIDLSGDMGAVGRVVVSDSSSAKNELCLDLKGTLYRAVIVPSRTFCIVSFGQSEAKIESIMNDFIQLKALSKVDEAETMVEGTLDGFSFDSEDEAEKITKVASSPADQNEPVEGLNTKSKNKAEKSSGRKRVKSGGRLQAPKKTRKKVQGSKTKNAKSKK, from the exons ATGAGCAGTTCGAGAGAACAGTCTCCAGATTGGATGCGATCTTTCCAA GCACCAACTGGTGTTGCTCTATCCTCTAATTCTGGATCTTCAAAGAATGGTAGCTCATCAATGGACAATGCAATTGATCAAAGGGATCCGTCTTCACATAAAACTACACAGGATTTAGATGGAGATCAGATTCAAG GGGATTGTGGCAACCATAATTTGGCGAAGGAAGGGAAACTCGACAGACGTACAGGTCATGAA AACTCAGAGCACTCTGTTTGGATGTTATCATCGGATTCAGAGTCATGTTCagataataattttattaaggAGGATTGCAATCATCATGAAGAATTATCTGAACTTGCAACATCTGAGATCCAAGGGAGAAGGAAGGATGAAAATGCAGGTCGCAGATTCACTGAGGGAAAATCTAAATCAAGGAAAGTATCAAAAGAAATGTCTCCCAAAAAAAAGATCAAATCCCAAGTTTGCACTTCAGCCaaagagaaaataataaattcTGATACAAATAAAGGTGGTCTTACGCTGGAAG GATCTGAAGGCTTTGTAAGAAATGGCGAAGAGGAGATTTTAGAGAAGGATGCATTGGATGATTGCATCGTACCTCCT GTTTCCTCCTCAAGATTGCCATTGGTGTTGTCTGACAAAGTCCATAGGTTGAAG GCGCTTGTTGAGTGTGAAGGAACTTCAATAGATTTGAGTGGTGACATGGGTGCTGTAGGACGGGTTGTAGTTTCAGATTCCTCATCTGCAAAAAATGAACTTTGCCTAGATCTTAAAG GTACACTTTACAGAGCGGTAATAGTTCCTTCAAGGACATTTTGCATC GTTAGCTTTGGTCAGTCAGAGGCAAAG ATAGAATCTATCATGAACGATTTCATTCAGTTGAAGGCACTGTCCAAAGTTGATGAGGCTGAAACTATGGTTGAAG GAACATTAGATGGCTTCTCGTTTGATTCTGAAGACGAGGCTGAGAAAATAACTAAGGTTGCTTCTTCTCCGGCTGACCAAAATGAGCCGGTAGAAGGGCTCAACACAAAATCCAAAAACAAAGCCGAGAAATCATCA GGGCGGAAGCGTGTTAAATCTGGAGGAAGGCTGCAGGCTCCgaagaaaacaagaaagaaagtTCAAGGTTCTAAAACTAAAAATGCAAAAAGCAAGAAATGA
- the LOC103499580 gene encoding DNA-binding protein BIN4 isoform X3, with translation MEIRFKGIVATIIWRRKGNSTDVQNSEHSVWMLSSDSESCSDNNFIKEDCNHHEELSELATSEIQGRRKDENAGRRFTEGKSKSRKVSKEMSPKKKIKSQVCTSAKEKIINSDTNKGGLTLEGSEGFVRNGEEEILEKDALDDCIVPPVSSSRLPLVLSDKVHRLKALVECEGTSIDLSGDMGAVGRVVVSDSSSAKNELCLDLKGKFHPNMLCFGSKRSGTLYRAVIVPSRTFCIVSFGQSEAKIESIMNDFIQLKALSKVDEAETMVEGTLDGFSFDSEDEAEKITKVASSPADQNEPVEGLNTKSKNKAEKSSGRKRVKSGGRLQAPKKTRKKVQGSKTKNAKSKK, from the exons ATGGAGATCAGATTCAAG GGGATTGTGGCAACCATAATTTGGCGAAGGAAGGGAAACTCGACAGACGTACAG AACTCAGAGCACTCTGTTTGGATGTTATCATCGGATTCAGAGTCATGTTCagataataattttattaaggAGGATTGCAATCATCATGAAGAATTATCTGAACTTGCAACATCTGAGATCCAAGGGAGAAGGAAGGATGAAAATGCAGGTCGCAGATTCACTGAGGGAAAATCTAAATCAAGGAAAGTATCAAAAGAAATGTCTCCCAAAAAAAAGATCAAATCCCAAGTTTGCACTTCAGCCaaagagaaaataataaattcTGATACAAATAAAGGTGGTCTTACGCTGGAAG GATCTGAAGGCTTTGTAAGAAATGGCGAAGAGGAGATTTTAGAGAAGGATGCATTGGATGATTGCATCGTACCTCCT GTTTCCTCCTCAAGATTGCCATTGGTGTTGTCTGACAAAGTCCATAGGTTGAAG GCGCTTGTTGAGTGTGAAGGAACTTCAATAGATTTGAGTGGTGACATGGGTGCTGTAGGACGGGTTGTAGTTTCAGATTCCTCATCTGCAAAAAATGAACTTTGCCTAGATCTTAAAGGTAAGTTTCATCCAAATATGCTATGTTTTGGCAGCAAACGTTCAG GTACACTTTACAGAGCGGTAATAGTTCCTTCAAGGACATTTTGCATC GTTAGCTTTGGTCAGTCAGAGGCAAAG ATAGAATCTATCATGAACGATTTCATTCAGTTGAAGGCACTGTCCAAAGTTGATGAGGCTGAAACTATGGTTGAAG GAACATTAGATGGCTTCTCGTTTGATTCTGAAGACGAGGCTGAGAAAATAACTAAGGTTGCTTCTTCTCCGGCTGACCAAAATGAGCCGGTAGAAGGGCTCAACACAAAATCCAAAAACAAAGCCGAGAAATCATCA GGGCGGAAGCGTGTTAAATCTGGAGGAAGGCTGCAGGCTCCgaagaaaacaagaaagaaagtTCAAGGTTCTAAAACTAAAAATGCAAAAAGCAAGAAATGA
- the LOC103499580 gene encoding DNA-binding protein BIN4 isoform X4, with amino-acid sequence MLSSDSESCSDNNFIKEDCNHHEELSELATSEIQGRRKDENAGRRFTEGKSKSRKVSKEMSPKKKIKSQVCTSAKEKIINSDTNKGGLTLEGSEGFVRNGEEEILEKDALDDCIVPPVSSSRLPLVLSDKVHRLKALVECEGTSIDLSGDMGAVGRVVVSDSSSAKNELCLDLKGKFHPNMLCFGSKRSGTLYRAVIVPSRTFCIVSFGQSEAKIESIMNDFIQLKALSKVDEAETMVEGTLDGFSFDSEDEAEKITKVASSPADQNEPVEGLNTKSKNKAEKSSGRKRVKSGGRLQAPKKTRKKVQGSKTKNAKSKK; translated from the exons ATGTTATCATCGGATTCAGAGTCATGTTCagataataattttattaaggAGGATTGCAATCATCATGAAGAATTATCTGAACTTGCAACATCTGAGATCCAAGGGAGAAGGAAGGATGAAAATGCAGGTCGCAGATTCACTGAGGGAAAATCTAAATCAAGGAAAGTATCAAAAGAAATGTCTCCCAAAAAAAAGATCAAATCCCAAGTTTGCACTTCAGCCaaagagaaaataataaattcTGATACAAATAAAGGTGGTCTTACGCTGGAAG GATCTGAAGGCTTTGTAAGAAATGGCGAAGAGGAGATTTTAGAGAAGGATGCATTGGATGATTGCATCGTACCTCCT GTTTCCTCCTCAAGATTGCCATTGGTGTTGTCTGACAAAGTCCATAGGTTGAAG GCGCTTGTTGAGTGTGAAGGAACTTCAATAGATTTGAGTGGTGACATGGGTGCTGTAGGACGGGTTGTAGTTTCAGATTCCTCATCTGCAAAAAATGAACTTTGCCTAGATCTTAAAGGTAAGTTTCATCCAAATATGCTATGTTTTGGCAGCAAACGTTCAG GTACACTTTACAGAGCGGTAATAGTTCCTTCAAGGACATTTTGCATC GTTAGCTTTGGTCAGTCAGAGGCAAAG ATAGAATCTATCATGAACGATTTCATTCAGTTGAAGGCACTGTCCAAAGTTGATGAGGCTGAAACTATGGTTGAAG GAACATTAGATGGCTTCTCGTTTGATTCTGAAGACGAGGCTGAGAAAATAACTAAGGTTGCTTCTTCTCCGGCTGACCAAAATGAGCCGGTAGAAGGGCTCAACACAAAATCCAAAAACAAAGCCGAGAAATCATCA GGGCGGAAGCGTGTTAAATCTGGAGGAAGGCTGCAGGCTCCgaagaaaacaagaaagaaagtTCAAGGTTCTAAAACTAAAAATGCAAAAAGCAAGAAATGA